Within the Malus sylvestris chromosome 4, drMalSylv7.2, whole genome shotgun sequence genome, the region ACTGCTCGTTGCTTAGATTAAGACGTGTTTCCTCAAACCCTCAGTTGCTTAAGATTTGCAGCGCGTTATTTCCGCAAAGGCTCGGATATTTTCCAGCTGCCGGTAAACGCTTTCAGAGGGGAAAACAATATAAATTGAACTGAATGTCTGAAATTAACATATTCCGGAACACTACAGAATTTTTGTAAAAGATGATTGGGTCCATGAGACAAACTTTGTACACAATTGGGTTCACAGAGACAAAACTATGTGCATTtacagattaaaaaaaaattatggaaaaaagttacaaaaaaattaaaaaaattactatTTCTCGAGGAAAATTACTTTCTGATAACATGTTCTTCCCCGGATCGTTGATCAAAATGTTTAACCCATTTATTTTCTCCTTTTCCCGACTCCAAATTCCCTCCACTGCTGGACACGTGCGCCATATCCAGACCCTTCCCGACCGGCAAAAAAACCGACCGGACCACGCGCCGCGACCCACAATCCACCACGCTCCGCCACCGGAAGCTCGAAGCGTTTCTCGAACTAGCGTTTTTGCACACAAGCACCGCCCCCCGATGGCTGAGCCGCGCCTGCCTTAAAACCCTTGCGAAGTCCTTCCGCTTCGAATCCACTACCAGAAAATCCACCCCCACGAGCCCAGCCATCACCTCCTCCGGCTCCCCCACAAGCACCTCCGCCTCCATCCCCGCCTCCTTCATCGCCGCCGCGTATTCTTCCCTCGACTGCTCGTCTGGCACCACGCACACGTGCCTCCCGCGCGTGTGGCGGCTGGCGATTTCAAGCCCAATGCTGGTGGCGATCACCCCTCCCGAAGACCACGTCTCGACGATGAACTCCGCGTTCCAGCCGGCCGCCATGGCCGAAACAAGCTCCGCCACGCCGGATTCTTGAAAAACCTCGCACTGCGAACAAAACCCCCATcacgaaattaattaattcgcTAAAATGAATGATTAACAAGGCATCAAAATTGATTAAAGCAAGAAACTTTTGATTCTTCGGACAAAACCCAAATCGCAAAATCAATAAAACCGATCGAATTAACCATTAAAATAACAAAAGACcatgaaatttaatcaaacaaGGAACTTTTGGGCTTTGAGGAATGAAAGAATTGCTTACGGATCGGACGGTGTCGATGTAGGCCTTCGTTGCAGTATCAGGGGACCAAATCAGCTTCATTTTCTATGTCAAATTCCACTTCcgattcttcttctttgcttttAATTGTTGCACAAATGGatcaaatggttttttttttttttttcccttctaaaGTTCTAAATTTTGGAAGAGGTGGGTGCTTTTCCTTGATGGAAAGCTAATAAAATTCTGGGTTCGAGAAACAGTGTGTCCAAGTTTGGGGTTTATATGCGAGAGAAGGACAGAGGTCCTTCAAGGGCTTCTCGAGAACCGTTGACATTGTGCCGCTGCCGCGCATGACCAACGTGTTCGATTGCTATTAGTTTCAAGATATGTCtagctttttatttatttatttattttgtgcaCACCAACCTGGTTTTCTGTGTGCTTTCTATTTAGGTAAAATGTACAGGTTGGAGAGTTTGTATTTGTGTTCCAATTTTGTCAGATAACCCAATTTTTCTGCCTCAATTCCTCCTAATATTGTGGATTTGAGTAAATACTACACTtggacaaaatcaaatcaattcCCAAAGTTTGGACTTTGAGTAAAAGTGTGTTTTAGTAGTTGTTTATATCCGTGTCTGATCATATCTATGTTTATTTTTAGCACGTAAGATATTGTATGTTATCCACGTTTATTTTTAGCTAGATATCGTTAACGATGCTGTAGTGTAACTAAATTCATTTGTTTCGCCTTATCCGAAATAAGAAATAGATGAAAACATAATGTTGCAATGTATCTAGTTGTGGTTGAATTTGTGAGTGAAAATGATGGGTGCGATTGGTTTTATATGCATTAAAACAGAAGAACTCTATGCTTGTACGGCACTAAAATAACGTACCTGTGTCAAATTTCAAATACCATgagaatataatatatatgattAGATGTTGAACCATGAATttacatttatttttaatttcaaagagttgttaaatctcaaattttaaaacatttgaccccaaaataaaaaggaaaatatacAACAAGTTGCCTCAGCCGTGATGATATATACTCAGCGTCACTTATCAAgacaaattagaaaatttaaaaacaaaacaaggtaCACAGATTATAGTTAATCAGGGTTAGTGGTTTTATGAagggctgatttggtattgatgtgctttgaaaaaaaactacttctgctgtgttgtgagaataagcaactGTAAAATAATGTAGTagggtgtttggtaaa harbors:
- the LOC126619669 gene encoding uncharacterized protein LOC126619669: MKLIWSPDTATKAYIDTVRSCEVFQESGVAELVSAMAAGWNAEFIVETWSSGGVIATSIGLEIASRHTRGRHVCVVPDEQSREEYAAAMKEAGMEAEVLVGEPEEVMAGLVGVDFLVVDSKRKDFARVLRQARLSHRGAVLVCKNASSRNASSFRWRSVVDCGSRRVVRSVFLPVGKGLDMAHVSSSGGNLESGKGENKWVKHFDQRSGEEHVIRK